The Leishmania donovani BPK282A1 complete genome, chromosome 10 genomic interval TTACCTCCTTGCTCAGCTTGCGCGTCAGGCCCTCCAGCCGCAGCCAATCCACCGCGTTCAGCGTCATGTCCTGCGGCACGATGTTCGCGTTCATGTTGAAGGTCGCATCCATCTCCGCCTGCGAGGCCTTGTGCaactgcgcggcggcgaggtggccgCGACTCATGCCGCGTGACGTGTAGCTGTTGGGTCCGACGCGGAAGGCCGCGGGGACGGTGTCGTCGGCGTAGAAGTTGCTGCGGTTGCGCGAGacgtcgccaccaccgcggctgccgtcgctcccctcgtcgtctgcagcctgcgcggcgtcgtcgtctctgttagcggcggcggctgccgggGAGGAGGGTCGGCGCCCGGAGTGCAGCTTGCGGTAGTCAACCACCTCCATCACCCAGTTTGGGATGCGGCGCTCGTAGTTGAGGCTGGCGAGGTAGCCGCCGTAGCAGCGCACCTCGGCAGTGGACGGCAGcccgtgcgccgctgcctcgttGCACTGCTGCAAGAAGTCGGCGGTGAGCGTGGAGGCCTGGGCGGGTGGCGTGtgaggcggcagcacgacAGGAAACGCCAGCGCGGCATCACCTCTCACAGATccctggctgctgctgtcgctgcctgCGCTCACGATTGACGGTGTAGCGTTGGCAGTCGTGACGAGAGAGCGGCCAGGCTGCACCACAAGCTGTGTGCGCTTGCTTGCCTGCGTGCTGTAGGCCCAGTAGGCGGTGACGCcgaagagagcaagagaggcggcgccgaGAAGCCGGGCGATCGCCGCACTGGCACTCATGCGCTCCCGATGAATCGTTTCGCGCAACGGACAGGGAGCGACACTGCGAGAGACTCTCTTACAGATCCGACTTGCTTGACGATAAGGGTGCTGTTGACacggtgtgcgtgcggtcgccgccgcacccTGTTGGAACGtgcaagagagaagcaggCGCCGAGGGCGAAGACCAGAAAGACAACGAAGAGTAACTTCGTAACAGcatcagagagagagaaacaacggtggcgtgcgtgcgtgtgcacaccgctctgtgtgtgtgtgtgtgcttgtgccaGCTGAGGCTTCTTTCCGCCAGTTATGTCTACGGCGACGCCTGCGGGCAGAGACGGATCACTGACACAGCCACCGACATAGACGCACAGCCATTTCGAAGAGTCAGGGGGATGCCGTAGGTATTCTGGAGGGGGCTGCGACATGCATATGCACCTACACACAGAGCCTCCTGATGGtcaagacacacacacacacacacacacacacaacatgGCAAAacaaggcagcagcggtgcagtgcCGCTCTTCATCCGTCTTTGGCTCGGTTCTTGCACTGTCGTGCCTCGACGCCCCGTCTAGGGTCAAACAcgtttttgtttcgttgttTCTTTAAGCTCTCCAGTGCGCAAAACACGCGATCAGCACACCCCGACAACTACGCAGagcggcgatgatggtgtTGCTGATGACCATGATGGTGAGAACAACCCAGCTCACATAAAAGGGGTCCGATGAGAAGAGAACACCCACcacgaagaagagcggcgggGCAGCGTcaaccctcccccctccccccgccaccACTAACACAGACGAAAAGAAGACGAGCTGCAAGCTGACGAgatacatgcacacaaacagagcgagcgagcgagcgagcgaggcaGGGATGGAGGCACACAAACATACGCACAGACGTGCAGCCCATACGGAGGGGACTTCTGATTTCCCTGCTTGTTTCTCGTCGTACGACATTCTCCCCTTGAAAAAGCAcgacatacacacacacacacacgtacaggaaagcagcaacaacacaGGATAACAATGACGGGTTTGGCGGGAtttggggtgggggtgggggtgtgTGAAGGGAAGACACcaacggaggaggagatgtaGCAAAGAAAGCAAAACACGAAAATACTGAAGGCAACGATGCCCGTACttgagggagagggatgcatgtgcgcatgtgcttGCGTCTGTGTCTACGCAGATGTAGGCTTCGACCGACGTAGAAAGGCTTCGTGCCTCCACACTGTGAtgttcacacacacacacacacacgtacccccctccccccaacacacacatatatgtatacacatacacgcacacttCTTGTGCCATACATGTCACTGGTTCATCACAcgcctcgccctctccaTCGAAGCAGCATATACCCTTTTTCTAGCAGCAGTAGCTTCGCGTGCTGCACACAACCGCGTCTACGAGGGCGACGAGAAAGATGCATACACAGAAGTTGagtgagagagcgagagagagagagagaccaaAGGATTGGCGACAGCTAAAACGCGCCCGCACGCGTGCAGATGAGGTCGCTCTCAATGACGAAGATACTCTAAGAAACCATCGCAGAAAGACACACAGAGCGaagaacgaaaagagagacaTCAAGCAGGAGATGCACGTatccgccacacacacacacacacacgcgaagtCGCACCTTTATCAGTGAATGGTATCGTGCTCATCGCGAGTTCCTTCTACGGAGCCATTCTCTccagggagggggcgaggggcgaggcttcttttttttttttgttcttgcTTACCCGTTCAGTGGGTTACGGCTTCCCTCCTCACTGCCCATATCTAGCGTGCTGGCAAACTTCGGCTCCACGGTTAAAGCCGGCgccacgacggtggcgaggcgccgccgcttcgagGTCGCGATGACTATGGCCACCACCAGaatcgccgccaccacggcagACACCACGGCGATGCTAACGATGCACCCGGTGCCGCACTTGCGAGTGCGCGTTGTCGTCGCATTTTGCAAGTAATCCGTGACGTTTGTCCAGTCGGTGCCATCGAGGCAGCGCGAGATGCTGAAGTTGTAGTGCAGGCTTTCCGGGATGAAGACGGTGATGTTATAGTTGCTGTAAGGCATCCCCGGCATCACCAGCTCGGTGAGGTTGTCGATGCCGACGCGCGGAACGCAGCCGGGGACCATGTCATCGTGTGAGTCACTCGAGCTGCTGCCAGAGCCGGTGTAGGAGGGGCTGTTCTCCGCGCACTTCGCCAGTTGTTCCTGAATCGCCGTGTAGATGATCCAccgcaccagctgctgctgcgctgcagtgAGGATGTGGAAGGGGAACGCGTTGCCGGCGAAAATACAATCATACACGAAGTCCGGCGTGTAGGCGTTGCGCACGGCCGCAAGCATCGTCGTGTTGAAGTGAACGTTCGCGAGCGACGCAGGGGTCGTCGTGTTCTCGAAGAAGCCGGACTCGTTCAGGATCTCGCCGAAGGGGTACGGCAtcagcagcttcagcagcgtcaAGTTCGGATGCGCGTTTACTGTGAAGTTCTGTGCTTTCGACGTGTAGATGTACGGGTACTGCAGGGCGGCGCGGGCATCAGCGGCCACGGCGCGCTCGATCATTTGCATCTTGGTGAGGTTGCACATGGGCAGCACATTTGGGTCACCAAAGAGGATGTGGTTCGTGCGGTTGTAGTACGCCTGCAACCCGTGCAGCGAGCTCATGAACGGTGTGCCGATGACCGCCGCTCTTGACACCGTTGAAAAGAAGCGATTCGACACATCCACGGAAAAGATGGTGTCCCACGTGCTGTCGTCCACTTTCGGAGTGGAGTGGTTGATCGCCACGTACGGGAAAGGAATGTTCGAGTTGCTCACGAGCTCGTAGTTCATGCCATCCAGTATCAGTGGCATGATCGAGGAGTTGTCCAGGAAGTACACCGGGAACGGGGTGCGGGTGATAGTGTCGCTGATGGTGGTGTTGCTCACTATGATGGCACGAACAACACTCGCACCGCCGGTTGTCATGTACACCATGTCAGTACTCAAGGGGTAGATGCGGGCGATGCCGCAGAAAGTTGGGCTCGTATCGGAGTCGACATTGTTCAGCGCTGGGTTGCACGACTTGACCTCCTTACCAGAGACGAGGGCGTACGAGATCGTCGCGTCagaggtggtgacggtgtACACTGCGCTCGTCGAGGCCGCCATCAAAACCGAGGTTCCTCTGTTCGCGGTGTCCCTGCTGCTTGTGAACTTGGTGTCGACAAATGTGACACCGACCGACTTTGCAATGAAGGCACCGGAGAGGTTAAACCAGTACAGATCCGAGGTCGGCGTGATGAAGATGCCACTCGACGACACCGCGAAGCCCCTGAAGTCCGAGGAGATCGGGATGAGTTGATGGAACTCGGTACTCCCGGTGAGGGTGATCTGCGTGCAGGCTGACCCCAccacggcgccaccggcgcctATGCCGCACTGGTAGATGCCATTCTGAGTGCTGAGAAGATAGACGTTGTTGTCGTGCACGGTCACGTCGACGAAGCTGATGCCGTGCTTCACCTGCGTCAGGTACACAACACTGTTCGACACCCAGTACAGCATGCCGTCGTTCTGCACGTAGTAGACGGTAGAGGTGACCAAACCGTTGCTAGAGTTGGGCCGCAGCGTCACGCAGCCGAACACGCCGGTCAGCCGGACCTTGTCGATTGGCCCGCTGTTCAAGTTCATCGAACCCTGGCCGTACCAGAAGCCCAGATAGGTGCTGTAGCGGTTGAAGCTGAAGAAGTACGATGCACCGCCGATGAGGAGCGTCGTGTCCTCCACGTCTGCGGTGTCGAAGTCGGCACAGATCGCGAAGGGGTTCAGAATGCGGCTTGCACCTGCCTTGCCCTGCAGGTTCTGCCCTACCAGTAGGGCCCCGGCCACCGTGATGCCCGCATGATCGTACGCACGTGCCGTGGTGGtagcaacggcggcggcggcggcaagtgcaatcagcagcgctgctgctgccgccgaagaCACTCGACGAATGCAGCGCCCCATCTTGATCTATCGCTTCTGCGTGCAACGTCTTCTATCGGGTCGgctcagagagagaaagggacgCAAATAAACGAAAAACCAGAAAAGAAGTCTAACTTCTCAACGACACgggcagacgcgcacgcacacgcacacgtacacagacACTCGTAGAAGCTGCTGTGCGTGAGGGTTCGTGTACGAGGAACGGCacagaggcggagagaaggGCTGTGAGTGTAGGGATGAGAAGACAGTGGAGTCGGCGGATGTCGTAGACGGAGGCGAGCAAAAAGCCACAGGAACACCCTCGCGGAGAGAGTGAGTCACCGgcacacaaaagaaaaaaaagacgaggGTGTATAACACGACAATGAAGGCGATGGGAGAGGCGGTGGGGCTGCTGGGCAGATGAGAcgttcccttttctttttggtttTGTCTCTGCTGCTTTCGGTcacaagcacacatacatacctacacccacacaggcacacacaagagGCACGACTGCTGCCTGTGGAGCCTGTGCTGCGCTGATGAGGaatgaggaggggaggagggagggtcAACGTGGTGCGACGAGGGCGGTAACACGTACGAAAAAGGGTGCAGTTGATGGTACAGTATACTTCGTAGTTCTACGGCGGATGGGACCCTCGCGTTTACGTTGTTGTACACCCTCGTGTGAGGTTGCAGGTTGTGTCGTGCAGGTGGGTTTCTGATAAGAGGGAGGGACAGATGTGCGTGGGTAGGTGTCATTGGTTGTGCGAAAGTGTgcaagagaggcgagggcgaTGAGTAGACGGCGCGCATTTTttcgagagagagggaaggtggAAAGGGTGCAGGAAGTCACGGCAAGAACACGTGCGTGCTCCCGTTGGTCTCCCCAGAACGGCCATTCGGTGCGAAAGACGATATCGCTCTACTGctttgctctctccctcatcgCGCGCTGCGACCTCACGACGAGAGCGATGGAGGAGATCATATCAAGTGTGCAGCAAGgaccccccacccccgatCCTCAGCGTCACCCTcgagagcacacacacacacacactcacacaaaTCCTTGTACGTTTTCGAGTACACATCGAGAGTTGCCGGCTACCTACCTTGATGGACCGCGTCACTTCCATCTTGTGGTTGGCAGGGGCTTGACACtacggggaggggggacacTGTTGGATTGCATCTCATTTTTTTGTgaatttttttttgtgctttcCCGATATTGGcctcggcacacacacacacgcacacagacaagagacgcagaggaagagagacgcagaaggggaggagggggggtgcagggggagggggcacacaGCGGACGTGAGCGGAAGAAGGGACGAACACATGCTGAATAAACAAGAATCAATGGACAAaggccccccccctcccctccaaaaaaagaaaaaaatgcACACCCAAAGACATGAAAaagagcggcgaggcggggagagggacggGGCACGCACCACGGGGAGATGAAgcgcacagctgcacgcgcacgaagACATCACAGGAAGAAAATCCGCGCTTCTTCTGCAGATGTTGATTCTGAACCTCTTTCCTtaccgccgcccctcccgGTGCTGCATGAGTGCCACTACATAAAAGCCCATTCAGTGTGTGTATATTTGTGAGAGAAACATATGATGGTCCAAAGAGAAGAATGAAGGGAAGGGGTACGGCAACGGCGCatccccgccgccgccgccccctgcATAACCGAACACAACGCACtgacaacaacagcagcaagcaTGTCATGCTCGCCTCTATTCTTTCACTAAATCAGtgcaccgcacacgcacacaggcatgcGAATCTTTCAAacatctctccctccttttcccttGTCGCCTGCCTGCGTTCGCGTCTCTACGTGATTctaacaaaaaaaaaaagaaagcgagagagagagagagacaacgtCCTGTCTGCCCCTCTACAAcatgatatatatatatataacaTGTTCTGAGTGAGCGGTGCGGCCCTGTGCGTATGGTGATCcgtgtggggaggaggaaaaggagggcAAGTGGTGGGGAGAGTCGGGTCTCTCCTTCGCGCCCCGCCTTTTTTTACATtgaaacacgcacacgcacgcacgcacgcagagtCCAACGAAAACAGCGAAGGGCAGGCGTGATCTCTAGTTAAATGATaggcaccatcaccaccgccgtgaAGATGTTCGATGGACTAACAATCATGAGTATAAGGAGCACGACGCCAGCCGCTGCTAACACCACTGAGGACGCGATGGCACCCTTGCACACGTCGTCGCACGCCGATCCGATGTTGTACGCGGGGCACTTGGGGGCCGTGATCGTCTTACAGGCGGTAGTGCAGTTGTAGAAGCAGAAGGGGCCAAGGTTCCAGCCACTGCTATTCAGCGAGTTCAAAAACGCTCGCGTCCGTTTCCACGGGGATTTCACCAAGCGATCTTGCGTGTACAACAGGTCGTGGCCTCGCGGGCCCCAGAATATCAAAATCGAAATCGTGCCGTCGTTGCTGCGGTCGGTGGTAATGTTGCCGCACCACGTCGAAACGTTCACGTCGCCGTCCACGAGCGTCGTGATGTTTGTTGGAGGTACCACGAACTCGTTCAGAAAGTCGTCGGTGTTGTACGCCTCCGTAGCGTCGATGCGCATCCAGTTGTAGACCTGGGTCATGAGGCAGCTGTCGTTGGTGGGAAAGGCTGCTGTAGGGAAGGCTGCAATACCTTTGTGACGACCTGAAAGGAtgccttcgctgctgctgctgctgctgctgctgccgctgctgctgctactgctgctgctactgctgctgctgctgctgctgctgctgctgccgctactgctgctctcttccgGATGGATAGGGGTCGCTGAGACAATCAAAAACTGGGTAGTGGTGAGGATGTACCAACTGTCTGAGGTACGCTCAAAGAAGAGCTGAATCTTACCGCCGATCAACGAAGTGTCAAGGTCGATCATTTTCTGCGGCaccagcgacggcgaggtAGCCGAAGATGCTGTCGCGTCAAGACCGGCGATTGTGCTGCCGTTGGCGGTCACATACAACACCTGGGTACCGTCTTTGCTCGCTTGAAGGATTCGACCAAAGTCGGCTGCGAGAGGCGTGCTCACCTTCCACGACTTGGAGCTGGGCTGGATGTAAGACCAGCAGTACATCTGCAAGGTCGCGTTCACGATGAAGGCGCGACTGAGATGGGACAGAACGGTGATCGCGCCTGGCACGAAGTAGGGGTCGCTGGTGAAGTTCACCTGCCCTACCGGACTGCCCAGGCTCGGAATATATAGAACACTATGGTAGCCGGTATTGGAGATGAAGACGGAGGTTTTGCCGCTGATGATCGAAACGGCAAGCGAGTTTGGCGTATTCAGGGTATTCGCGTTTAAAATCGTTGTTGTCACATTCGTCGTGGCGTTGGTGAAGCGAAGGGCGTTGTTTAGGGTATCAGCCAAGTAGAAGCCGCCGTTACCGTACGCGAGGGAGTTGGCACGACTGTCACCAGTAGGGATGCCGCCGAAGAGGGCGTCTGGGGAAGGGCCGTCCTGGtcgcctctctttctgttaTTGCCGGCAATGGTGGAAAGATAACCTGCCTTGGAGATCAAGCGAATGGCAGAGCCGCTGCCTCCCATGTCCGAGAACACGACCCCGCCGCCGACCATGGCGCCGCCGTAGCCGACTACACCGTATATGCCCACTCCACTGGGACCATCTGTCGAGTCGCCACCGCCCGGGGCGCTGCGGAAGATGACGTGGTAATAGTATGTGCCATCGTAGTAGTCGCTGGAGCTCGAGCCTTGCGCGGCGGCCGGGCGGTGCAACAAAATACAGAGAACAGCcagggcggcggcaaagaGCTGGTGGGGCGACGGTCCCCGTGCCCGCCGTACCGGCCATCGCCTTGTCGTGacagctgcgcaccgcgaCATCCGCTcgcgtgcgtttgtgtgctgCGACGActggaagaggcggcggcggcaggcgaggggcgagggggggggaacaaGGCTCACgctcgttgtgtgtgtgtacgcgtgtgcgcgcctaTGTACTACCGAAATGGAAAGGAGAGTAAAAAAAGAATGATGggtgtggtggcggaggGCAGACGAACGAGCTCACTCTTACACAGACAGGTGGTggcagggaggggcgagggggtgCAACTTGAATCTGCTATACCAGAAAAGATACACAAGCAAGAGCTAAGGAAAACAGATGAGGCAGGTAACAATGAGAAAATGAAGGAGGGTGAcggtggggcggcggccgggtgggcgaggagggcgggcTGCCGTGGCGTTCCTCCTGTCTAAAGTGTGCGACCCCTCCTTTCTGTGCTCTTCGCCAGGCACTCTGTTGGTGCAGCCGCGATGGGTATAGGGTGAGacagaaaagagaaacacccgcgcacgcacggaggACGGTTTcaagtggggggggggaagaggggagccAAAGACACAaccacacagagacgcagaCAATACCCAACACGAGAAACCGGAGGTGAGCAGTGCAGACGTGAAACGCGTTtcgaaaagaagagggggaaggaggggggcggcggcgggccagcgcgtcgtcgccttGAGAGAAGTGCCCGTTGCAGGTGTTGGTATTGTTCCTTGTTTCTTCCAAAGGCGTTGCACGGCAGTTAAGCGATGGAGGGCAGAGACAGCGGGGAGGGagcacacgtgtgcaccACGTTTGCAGGCGAGTGATGgtggaaggggaaggggtggggagcCAAGAGCAATCACGGTGATGTGTGAAaagcagagggaggaggaagaggacagAGATAAGTCGTTGAGGTTGCAGGGCGGCATCCAGCGTAGATGCtaagcagcagcgcacaagcCACATCGCATGCTTTTCCCCAGAGAAGATGGGGGAGGGAACACTcaagcgcgtgcgtgtgtgtccatGTCTGCGAGCGAGGAAGACAGGATGGTAAAGGAAAGAGACGaagggacacacacacacacgcacatgaaTGCTTCACATCCACATACATAAACGCGTTCTCCGTTTCTCTCGATTTCTCTCGCACAACACCGTACAACAGGGACACACGACTTCAATAAGGCGTGGCACCCCTTGCCCAATGGGGATCCGTCAAGACAGTGCACCTCCGCACCTTGTTGGTGACCGAGGCTTGGCTGATTACCATATATATTTTCTTTTCTTCATATGCTGCTCACTCTAAAGTGATGTGGCACTGCGTCCCCCCGTCGGTACTCGTATGGATGCCGCTGATACGGTCGCAATACACAGTGACCCTAGTCGAGATACCGGCGTGGGTGGGCGAGACGATGTCGAGGCACTACGAGGAGTACACAGACACGCctgcccacgcgcgcgcacaacggGCGTTTCTCAGCAGACTACACCTCCGCCATCGTTGTCAGTTGTGTGAATAAACAGTATAGCAACCGCCGCTTATCGTGGCACCGAGGATACTTGGAATCGCCCGCGTCATCTCGCGCGCTCACGACTTTGGGACGCGGTTGACCGGCTGTCCGTGCTTGTCCAGGTGAGTGAAAGGGCATGCCGCGCCTCTTTGGCAGCCCTCAGGTGTGCGGTAGAAGTGGCACACCCCACTGATGCCCGCGTTCGCGACGTTGCTCGTGATGGaaccgttgctgctgttgtgcgcGTGGTAGACGGTATTATCCACGTGCTGGGCgttgcggcgcagctgtgcgaTGCGATAGTCATTGAGCTTCTCAGCCAGGTTCGGGTCGTCGggggacggcagcggcggaagcggaggggcgccggcggcagcagacagTGACGACGATGGAGTGGCAGACGCCGACCCAgacagcaacgacgacagAGTGGctccgctgttgctgccgctgttgttcCCACTTGATGCCCCACCGTGTGGCTTTTTGTGCTCGAAGGaggtgagctgctgcacatccACCTCCTCCCGGTCCACGCCATAGTAGCCATCGCACACCTTGTAGAAGTCCATGAGCGCTTGATGGGCAATGAACGGCGATGGGCGGAGCGTGTGGTCGTGCGGCTGCACTGCCTCATAGAGGGCTTCGGGGGAGAGTGCCGTGTACGGCTTCGGCTCGGCAGCCCGCACGAGACACAGCATCGCAGGGGTGGCGTTCTCGATCAGGTAGTTCACACGACCCGCTTTtcggcgacgcgccgccgtggctggtGCCTCTACCGCCTCCTTGTAGGCTGTTGTAGACATGTGCACCGCGAAAAGACCAGGAGCTGAGTTGCCCAAAGGAGGCTGGGATGAGAAGCACAGGCGCTCACCAGCacgttgcgtgtgcgtgtgggtttCCCCCTTTCACCAAGTCTTGCTCTCCTCTCAGCGGAGCTGGATAGCTCAGAGGTTGCCGCGGAGGGGCACActaagagagagagagggggagagggaggcctCTCCTCACCTCCGAAtaaaggaagagaagcacacacaagaaggagcagaggcggcgcagaggcggagtCCACTTGTGTGCTTGTCACTCGCGCGGACTGCTGTTCTCGTCAGAAAACAAAATGGGGAGGGAGTGAGAgatgggaaggggggggtggagagggtggagTACGGGTATACGTATGTAtggatgcgtgtgtgcgcatgccgAGGCAAACGGCGAGACCACCCGCTACAAGAGATGGAaggtgagagagggggagggagggagcgaggtGTTCAAGCAGGAGAGCCCCTCCCTTCAACCGCCACTGTCAGACAAAGGACGACAAAAGAgggaagcgcgcgcgcacacacacacacacacacaagcgggcaaaggagaaggggggaggggcgaggcggtggtggttTGCTCGACCACCGCCTCGGCAACGCCTGACGGCACGCATACGTGCGCGGACCGCAATGATCAGCGCCACCATGGCAAGTAGCCTTTTTCCCCCGCTATCTTCCAGTAGCACAGGAGACGTCAAGTACGCGGCACCGCCCCctgctcccctctccctgctCATCCGGTTCCACAACAACACAGCCAGCGCACCAGGTTGTGGgagtgtctgtgtgtttcAAGCGCTCGTGGGCGGCAGAAgactctctctccctgtggCCCAACCGCGTAGGAGAAGTTGCGcggagacacgcacgcgcacgtacgcgcgTAGCAATCAACGAGGCAGGCCTGGGGAGCACTActgtggtggcagcagcttGAATTTATCGATGGCCCACTCCCGATACATCGCCATCTCACACGCGGGAAGGGCGAGGTATTGGTCTACCATGTCGTAGCTGATGGACGCCGCGATCTTGTCGAAGTCAACGCGCCCCTCGCGCCCTTCCTGACACTCgatgctgtcgtcgtcgaatgtagcgccgcggcgggagCGATAGTGCGGGTTTCTGCGGCACTGACGCAGGTAAAGAACGTAGCCCAACAGCTCTGCCATGGCCCAAAGAGGTCGCTCGGCCATTTTGGCCGACGTGTGCTCGCCTTCAGCGCCACGCTCATCATTCCCAGAGAGCTCACGTGCAACCCCCTCGGATGCCAGcttccgcagcggcggggtgCGATGCTGCCAAtggtgcgccgtcgccacgtCCGCGTCGCTCGGGAGTACCTCACGCAGCTCGTCGCCTACAAAACATACGGTGCGGTAGTGATGTCCCGGGAACAGCTGCACTTCTCCCGTCTCCGGTGAAGGCAGCATCAGCACGCAGCCGTCACGCGTGGCTGCCTGCTTGCGTTTTTCCTGTAAGAGCGTCAGCAACTCGCGACGGATCTCTTTCATTTCGTGCGTGATAGCCTTGCGTTGGCGCGACAGCTCCGACAGGAGGTGGCTCGTGGAGTCACCACCCTCCGCTGCACCGGAAGGAGCACGGGCAGTGGAGTCTCCACTGCCCCTGCCCGCATCACCTCCAGCGTCGCCCACCGCGGATACTGGGGCGCTCAGCTCTTTgttctgccgccgcgcccgaATGCGTCGCATGGACCACAGGTTTTTTGTCCTAAGGAGgtctgcgcgtgccgcgACTAACTGCGAGGCACGTGACTGCAGCTCTTGCCgacgctgacggcgctggcggcgctgtagcagcgcgccggtgcagtcaagcagcagcactggcCGGTCACCGTAGCAGTGCAACGGGCGAGAcgcagcaccttcagcgGCGACAACACAGTCGCCGACGTCGCAGGCACCGGTAGCGCTCCGGCCGTCTTCCGCGGCTGCCTTCGCGGCGCGCGGGGCAAACAGAGCACGAGGAATAAGAAATGGATGCTCGGCAGGGACGATCATGCGCTTGTGGTTGAGCATAACGACGAAGTCGCGGCGGCTGTTGGAGCTGACGTGTGCGGTCTTCCCGGACAGGGATAATGCGGGCGCATCTGCAGCatgatgcgcagcagctgcgttgTGGGTCGGGGGATCACCGGAGGCCACACGGGACTGACACGGCAGGGATGGCGGGAGCAACGCCGAGGCTGGAGTCGGTTGGGCAGAGGGGGGCGACGAGAAGCGGGGAGGATGACCACCGACTGCGTTCTCCTCGCTGACGGTGGGGATGGCGATACTGCTGTCTGCCATGTCTGCCGTATCTGCCGTGTGCGGCCGTCGCCTCTGCGGCTcctcgcagcggcgggctaatgcagcagagggaggcgcagGTGTGATGAGTGGGCATTGGGCATCCTTGGAGCTGTGCCCTAACCCACCTCTTTCCGTATGCCGCACTTGCGTTGCATCGTCGGATGCGGCGCGTGACCGTGTTGTCGGCTCTGACACGCCATCGCCCGGCCGCGCACGCTTCCGATTCGACGAGTGCGTCGACGAGGTAGCGCTGGTGCtcgcgccgctgtgctgcgaCGGAGGTGACCCGGAGGACGAGCAGGAGGGGCGCATGCGCTTCGCAtgcagagaaagaaagaaacacCAGAGGGATTCCACGTGGGGTGTGTGGAAAAGGGCACGAGgggagacggcgacgagagggggaggtgcgtgcgcttggGTGTGCGCAGAAGCAGAAAAGAAGTGGAGCGGCGGCTGTTCC includes:
- a CDS encoding flagellar glycoprotein-like protein; translation: MSRCAAVTTRRWPVRRARGPSPHQLFAAALAVLCILLHRPAAAQGSSSSDYYDGTYYYHVIFRSAPGGGDSTDGPSGVGIYGVVGYGGAMVGGGVVFSDMGGSGSAIRLISKAGYLSTIAGNNRKRGDQDGPSPDALFGGIPTGDSRANSLAYGNGGFYLADTLNNALRFTNATTNVTTTILNANTLNTPNSLAVSIISGKTSVFISNTGYHSVLYIPSLGSPVGQVNFTSDPYFVPGAITVLSHLSRAFIVNATLQMYCWSYIQPSSKSWKVSTPLAADFGRILQASKDGTQVLYVTANGSTIAGLDATASSATSPSLVPQKMIDLDTSLIGGKIQLFFERTSDSWYILTTTQFLIVSATPIHPEESSSSGSSSSSSSSSSSSSSSSSSGSSSSSSSSEGILSGRHKGIAAFPTAAFPTNDSCLMTQVYNWMRIDATEAYNTDDFLNEFVVPPTNITTLVDGDVNVSTWCGNITTDRSNDGTISILIFWGPRGHDLLYTQDRLVKSPWKRTRAFLNSLNSSGWNLGPFCFYNCTTACKTITAPKCPAYNIGSACDDVCKGAIASSVVLAAAGVVLLILMIVSPSNIFTAVVMVPII
- a CDS encoding endonuclease G, putative, with protein sequence MSASAAIARLLGAASLALFGVTAYWAYSTQASKRTQLVVQPGRSLVTTANATPSIVSAGSDSSSQGSVRGDAALAFPVVLPPHTPPAQASTLTADFLQQCNEAAAHGLPSTAEVRCYGGYLASLNYERRIPNWVMEVVDYRKLHSGRRPSSPAAAAANRDDDAAQAADDEGSDGSRGGGDVSRNRSNFYADDTVPAAFRVGPNSYTSRGMSRGHLAAAQLHKASQAEMDATFNMNANIVPQDMTLNAVDWLRLEGLTRKLSKEVSVGLQQQQPGRVRQRGDSPPAGNTAKAEDAGSSGKLYVVTGPAFVPRLMRVEHRSDGTEVHAPLSSADANAAPWKSAAPVKLMMTYELTGHPARGTPVAVPSHLFKVFLAEENGGRSHSVAAFMMPNGPIIEELPLTAYQVPIERLQRITGLQFFPGMDATRLPDLCKTHKCDARPSALFQRYRQVAQLRAADSVPQLRQTYAALQASAAGGKLDEAVVHEFQNRMEELVAAAVGLIDQAERR